The following DNA comes from Kitasatospora viridis.
TACGTGCCCTTCCGGCTCCACAGCACCACGGTGCCGTCGCGGCCGCCTGCGGCGGCGAGCAAGAAATGGCCGACGACCTGCGCACCGGCGGCCCGCTTGGCTTCCTCCAGGGCGCCGACCGCTTCCATCAGCTCCCGGGCGAAGGCGGGGTCCTGCTCGGCTGCTGCCGCCAGTTCCCGCTCGACGTTCCCCCGGGTCAGCGCGCTCGGCTCCGTCTGACCGATCGCCGCCTCCCGCTCCAGCCGCGCGAGCTCCCCGCCCACGCGAATACGCATGCGACCGCGGTCTCGATCATGATCGTCACAATGCCCCTCACGTCCCGGCCCCGGGGACGAACCCCCTTCCCTTCCCACCCGGTCGCGCTCCCACCCCGGCCGCGTCGTGAGCCCGGTGCTCGGAGCCGGATCGTGTGACGAGTTCTCAGGGACGGGGAACCGAGTGAAGAGCAGCTGACGTCTCCCGAATGATCAAGCTTGAGGAGACGACGCAGTGCGGATCTACATCAGCGCGGACATGGAAGGCGTCACGGGGCTCGTGGACGCCGACGACGTCCAGCCGGGCGGCCGGGACTACGAGCGCGGACGGCTGATGATGGCGGAGGACGTCAACGCCGCCATCAGGGGCGCCCTCGCGGCCGGTGCCACCGACATCACCGTCAACGACGCGCACGGCCCGATGCGCAACCTCCTCCCCGAGGCGCTGCACCCGGCGGCGCGCCTCATCCGCGGCAAGCCCAAGCAGATGCTCATGCTCGAAGGCCTCACCTCCGAGCACGACGCCGTGCTCTGCGTCGGCTACCACTCGCGGGCCGGTGAGCTCGGCGTGCTGAGTCACAGCTTCATGGGCCACGAGATCGAGGACATCTGGCTGGACGGCCGGCCCGTGGGCGAGATCGGCCTGGCCCACGCCACCGCGGCCGCCATCGGCGTGCCGGTGGCGGCGCTCACCGGTGACGACCGCGCCTGCGTGGAGATGACGGACTGGGACGCCTCGGTGACGACCGTGGCCGTGAAGCACGCGCGGGACCGCTTCACGGCAGACCTGCGCCCGGCGGACGAAGCCCGTGCGGCCATCGAGCAGGCGGTCGCCGCCAGTCTCGCCGCACTCCCGAAGGCTCCGGCCATCGATCCGGCTCCGGCCCCGGCCACTCTGACGGTCCGTTGGCAGTCGGCGTCGGTGGCCTCGACGCTGCTGGGAATTCCCGGGGTCACCTCGGTCGATGCCCGGACCGTGCAGGCCGAAGGCGCCCTGCCCAGCCTCTACCGGCTGTTCGGCGTGTGGATGCGAGTGGCGGCGTCCCTGACCAACCAGGCGCCGTACTGCTGACCGGCGGAGGGCGCTTGGTTCGGACGAGGTAGGTCCCGCCTGGCGCCGGGGTGATGGAGACGGGCAGCGCCGCATGGTGGCCTGAGCGAGGTGCGCCGCGCGGCCCGGACGAGAGCCTCTGTGATGGGTGGGATCCACGACCGGCCGTCCCGGCCGGCCGCGTCCCGCTGTGCGGCCGCCCGGATCAGGCAGGTCCACTTGTCGCCTTCGGGTTCAGGCACTCGCCCGGATCTCGCGTACGGTCCGGGCGAACTCCTCGACTCCCTCCCGAAGTTCACCACCCATCAGCTCGATCGCCCACCCGCGCTGAGCCGCCGTCGAGTGGCGCATCGCGGCGATGTACCCGATGGCAGCAGTGAGTTCCTCGGCCGTCGTCACGAGCTCCTGCGGGGCGAAGAGTTGGACGTCCGCCCGGTGGCGCCGCCAGCAGGTCAGGTACTCCCGGGCGGCCGCCTCGGGGTCGGTGTCCGGGGCGAGGCGGTCGAGCACGGCCTGGGCGGCGGCGTACAGGTCGCGGTAGGCGTCGAGCAGTCGGTGCTGCGGGTCGGGCGCACCGAAGCTGAGCACTCCGGTGAGGGAGTCGGCCTGCACCACGTGCCCGACCGATCCGCCCTCGACTCTGTTCCTGTTCAAGCTTCCCCCTGTCGCTCACAAGAACCCGGTACGGCGTACCGACTCTAACCCCGCCTCCGACCCCCTGGCGAGCGGCAGCGGCTACCCGGGGAACTCGTGGCCGATCGCCCGCAGGACGTCCGCCAGCCACACCAGGTGGTGGCCCACGGCGCGGTCCTGATCGGCTAGCAGGTTCTTGATGTGCGCCCAGGACTCCGAGACCTGACCGATCGTCAACTCGCCCGGCTCGGCGGTGACGTCGTAGCGCGCGGCAGCCGGGACCGACCAGAAGTAGTCCTTGTCCAGCGCCACCTCGCCGTCCACCGTGGTGGTTTCGAGGCGGCGCAGCAGCAGGTCGAAGGAGGCCCGCAGGTCGGCGAGGGGAATGGACGGGAGTTCGGTGGTCATGATCACCATGATCGCATTCGTGCAGCCAACGCGGTGTCCGAGCTCGCCGCCGGTGGCGTCGTCATCGACCCCGGAGGGTTCGCAACACCACAGCGCGGCGGGAGGGTGTACTGCGTTCGGAGCAGTTTCAGTCAGTCGCTTGAATTAAGAGGGTTGACGCGCTTGACTGAGCATCAATAGCCATTCCGAACCGAGGAGTTGCTCGATGATGGATGCTCAGAAGCAGCAGGGTTTGCGGTTACCGATCGAGGCCCCCGCTGCCCTGGAGCCGCCGGCGCTCTGGGCCGAGCTGCGGCAGCAGTGCCCGGTGGCGCGCGTGACGCTGCCGAGTGGGGACGAGGCCGTTCTGATCACCCGGTACGAGGACGTCAGGTCGGCGCTCACCGATCCGCGCTTGACCCGGGAGGGGTTGGCGGAGCCCGGAGCCGCTCGGATCGCCGGCAACGAGTCGGAGAGCATCTTCGCGAGCCCGATGGCGAAGGCGCTCAACGCCGAGGGACACGAGCGATGGCGGCGCATGGTCGGCAAGTGGTTCACCGCGAAGCGCATCCAGGCGCTGCGGCCGAAGATGGAGGCCACCGCTGAACGGCTCGTCGACGAGATGGTGGCTGTCGGACACCCGGTGGACGTCGTGTCGTACCTCGCCTTCCCCCTGCCGGTGTTCGTGATCTGCGACATGCTCGGTGTCCCCCCGGCCGACCAGGGCAAGTTCACCCGGTGGTCCGACACCTTCCTCAGCGTCACGAAGTACACGAGGGACGAGGTCGAGGCGGCGCATCGAGAATTCGACGCCTACATGTCCGGGCTGATCGCGCAGCGGCGCGCCGCAGCCTCGACGAGCGACCTCGCCGACGGCGGAGACGATCTGCTCAGCCTGCTCATCGGCGCGACGGACACGGAGGGCGAGCCGATGTCCGATGCAGCCCTGTCGGCCACGGGGCAGGCGCTGCTGCTCGCCGGCCACGAGACCACCGCCGGCTTCATCACGAAGATGACGGCCCACCTGCTCACCGACCGCGCGCGTTGGGAGCAGCTGCTGGGCGACCGCACCCTGGTCCGCACGGCCGTCGAGGAAGCGCTTCGTTTCGACCCCAACACCGGGGCCTTCGGCATGTTCCGTTATGCGCGGGAGGACGTAGAGTTCGGCGGCACGGTGGTGCCCGCCGG
Coding sequences within:
- a CDS encoding cytochrome P450; amino-acid sequence: MMDAQKQQGLRLPIEAPAALEPPALWAELRQQCPVARVTLPSGDEAVLITRYEDVRSALTDPRLTREGLAEPGAARIAGNESESIFASPMAKALNAEGHERWRRMVGKWFTAKRIQALRPKMEATAERLVDEMVAVGHPVDVVSYLAFPLPVFVICDMLGVPPADQGKFTRWSDTFLSVTKYTRDEVEAAHREFDAYMSGLIAQRRAAASTSDLADGGDDLLSLLIGATDTEGEPMSDAALSATGQALLLAGHETTAGFITKMTAHLLTDRARWEQLLGDRTLVRTAVEEALRFDPNTGAFGMFRYAREDVEFGGTVVPAGSTVMCGVSAANRDEMTFEQADRMDLRRTPNAHLTFGAGAHACLGQLLARTEMQTVLDVLLRRLPTLDLAVPVGELRLEEGLMTTPLHELLVKW
- a CDS encoding M55 family metallopeptidase gives rise to the protein MRIYISADMEGVTGLVDADDVQPGGRDYERGRLMMAEDVNAAIRGALAAGATDITVNDAHGPMRNLLPEALHPAARLIRGKPKQMLMLEGLTSEHDAVLCVGYHSRAGELGVLSHSFMGHEIEDIWLDGRPVGEIGLAHATAAAIGVPVAALTGDDRACVEMTDWDASVTTVAVKHARDRFTADLRPADEARAAIEQAVAASLAALPKAPAIDPAPAPATLTVRWQSASVASTLLGIPGVTSVDARTVQAEGALPSLYRLFGVWMRVAASLTNQAPYC